One Rhizoctonia solani chromosome 2, complete sequence DNA segment encodes these proteins:
- a CDS encoding Retrotransposable element Tf2 protein, whose translation MNPGKRFAINWVELQLRPLHGIDIWIPVFQSLVMGGTYPPHAVFIIPSTRSGVPHPYSRPTSRSSQRSVAARSQPPSRGPSPPPQHLPGMEPEPTLASLLEAIQTLTSQVGSLQAQIHTQGQQLSELKAICKETNDLVGDKDQGGAQAKPGPSTGPITPPTHTGGEAHTPGMVRPGLKAPFRPSRGTGFDSEEEEEPRRAPKREPGDTPKRSLSSLTPFDSGSSVKRPKMELPDPYKGDSRGRKATQWLDRMLLWVALHQDQFDEEEQMVVWILYHMTDKAADWALPIIGTIIKGEGNPPTTIPALTAKFKEAFADPNAKRAAARKIAALTQTTTTSEYVTEFRNLMAELDWNTEAYIAQFVRGLHWKVKELLSTKDNIPDDDLEAIFAASVKIDNIRRENEENQPKKAPAKSPVTATTSTTTTTQRVRLSEDPNYVTPEERDCRRASGLCVKCGQKGHGIKQCPNGWKATIKEVAKVADDEITVKPLVTKNAPIESIVSEFVSIALDSNKRPLLYIDLIAQNFPTAPIKTLIDSGATSNFISPSIVEKYKIPKTQLENPQVVRMLDGTISQTGRIWHQVHLAVSANGHTHSIPFLVCPIGNTPAILGMTWLTSESPLIDWQQGTVTFPEQVQIASEEEADSDPLADLPPQYHKFAKVFGEEEFKVLPPHREYDISIDLVPDAKLTPGPIYGMTDAESKALKQHIDKELATGKIRPSTSSAGAPVMFVKKADGSLRLVVDYRKLNDVTHKNVYPLPRQDDLMAKLRHAKMFTKLDLCWGYNNIRIKEGDEWKTAFRTKYGLFEYLVMPFGLTNAPAAFQHFMNNLFRDLIDVTVVIYLDDILIFSEKPKDHPNHVREVLSRLMKNQLFCKLSKCHFHVTTVDYLGIVISPTGFSMDQKKVEAVTSWPQPKTVKQVQAFLGFVNYLRRFIPNFSTVARPLHNLTKKETPWSWGKTEEDAFQELKALVTKSPVLIHSNPELPYYLETDASGVAMGAILSQRGEDNRLHPIAYMSKSFSGAEANYDTHDKELLAIIKALEEWRIFLEATDKPVQVFTDHRNLEYWMQARTFNRRHARWRVFLSDFNFEIHYRPGKQLGKPDALSRRSDYTDTPQEPEVMLPAKVFANTSEEELEIVTEVRNKLREDPSLEPIIQFLTEDADNAPPSIRKAYRDYDWEEDLLWYRGKLVVPDSEPLKERLLKEFHDSPLAGHPGQQRTLELISRSYWWPGMKSSAKEWVKCCPVCQANRRAHAPTIALKPLEVPPFPFHTISYDFITGFPKSNGHDAILVVIDSFLKFGHFIPTTKKVTAKGLADLFISHVWKLHGLPVKTISDRGTTFTGKFLRALYQRLGVKPAFSSAYHPELDGQTERVNQFIEFYLRSYVAADHLDWATWLPLAEYAYNNAKHSATGRTPFELVYGRNPVMNPSNVPANVPEADQVANTLAQEWQEAESALRMTKERMTGTRGVVPRYSVGEKVWLDGKNVELRTNSNKLDPKRLGPFEVTEKVSSHAYRLKLLETLKIHDVFYVGLLSKVHESPSQPFLEQPPPETIEGEEEYKVEQIIDSKRQRGKWFYLIKWKGYGPEDNSWEPEELLEHSQEEIKRFNKSQLKKACDSAKSL comes from the exons aaggatcagggcggagcccaagccaagcctggcccatcgactgggcctattACTCCCCCCACacatacagggggagaagcgcacactccaggaatggttaggcctggactcaaggcccccttccgcccatcaagaggaacgggctttgactcagaagaagaggaagaacccaggcgGGCCCCTAAGAGAGAGCCTGGCGACACGCCTAagcggagcctcagctcccttaccccctttgactcagggtctAGCGTGAAGCGACCCAAGATGGAGCTCCCCGACCCATACAAAGGGGACtccaggggaagaaaggcaacccagtggctggaTCGCATGCTGCTGTGGGTTGCACTTCATCAAGAtcaatttgatgaagaagaacaaatggttgtgtggatcctttatcacatgactgataaggctgccgactgggctctccctatcatagggaccatcatcaagggcgagggaaacccccctaccactatcccggccttaacagccaaattcaaagaggcaTTCGCCGACCCCAACGCCAAACGGGcagccgccaggaagattgccgcgcttactcagaccACCActacgtctgagtacgttaccgagttccgcaatcttatggcagaacttgattggaacactgaggcgtacattgcccagttcgtgcgcggtcttcactggaaggtgaaggaactcctgtccaccaaggacaatatcccgGATGACGAccttgaggctatatttGCTGCCTCCGTCAAAATAGACAACATTCGTCGGgaaaacgaggagaaccaacccaagaaggcccctgccaagtccccggtcaccgcgaccacttccaccactaccaccacccaacgggtccgcctatcagaGGATCCCAATTAcgttaccccggaggaaagggattgcCGCCGAGCATCAGGGCTGTGCGTCAAatgcggtcaaaagggacacggcatcaaacaatgccccaatggctggaaagctaCCATCAAAGAGGTAGCCAAGGTAGCTGATGacga GATTACCGTCAAACCCTTGGTTACAAAAAACGCGCCTATAGAATCTATTGTTTCCGAATTTGTATCTATTGCccttgattcaaataaacGCCCCCTGTTATACATCGATTTAATAGCGCAAAACTTCCCGACGGCCCCCATCAAAACCCTGATAGATTCCGGAGCAACATCCAATTTCATTTCCCCCTCCATTGTTGAAAagtacaaaatcccaaaaacccaactcgaaaatccacaagttgtgagaatgttagatggtacaatttcacagactggtcgcatatggcaccaggttcatctcgcggtctcggccaatggccatacacattccattcctttccttgtttgcccaaTTGGCAACACTCCGGCTATCttaggcatgacttggcttACATCAGAATCCCCTCTTAtagattggcaacagggaacagtcacattccctgaacaggttcaaattgcctcagaagaagaagcggactcagatcctttagcagaccttccCCCGCAGTACCAcaagtttgctaaagtctttggcgaagaagaattcaaggtcctccctccacatagggagtatgacatctctatagaccttgtcccagacgCCAAATTGAcccctggccccatatacggcatgacGGATGCGGAATCTAAGGCGTTGaagcaacacattgacaaggaactagcaacgggcaagattcGCCCCAGTACCTCGTCCGCCGGCgctccagtcatgtttgtaaaaaaggcagatggctcaCTAAGACTGGTAGTTGACTATAGGAAGCTAAATGACGTCACGCacaagaacgtctacccactCCCTAGGCAAGACGACTTGATGGCCAAACTTAGGCACGCAAAGATGTTCACAAAGCTAGATCTatgctggggttacaacaacatcaggatcaaagaaggggatgaatggaaaacggcatTCAGAACTAAATATGGGCTGTTTGAATATCTGgtaatgccttttggcctcaccaatgccccagccgccttccaacatttcatgaacaacctgttcagagacctcattgacgtcacagtggtgatCTATTTGGATGACATATTAATCTTCTCGGAGAAACCAAAGGACCACCCTAACCACGTAAGGGAAGTCCTCTCCCgattgatgaagaatcagctgttctgcaagctctccaagtgccacttccacgtcactacggttgattatcttggcattgtcatatcccccaccggcttttccatggaccaaaagaaggTCGAGGCGGTCACATCATGGCCTCAACCCAAGACAGtaaaacaggtccaggcctttttagggtttgtcaactacctcagacgtttcattcccaacttcagcacGGTTGCGCGGCCCCTACAcaatctcaccaaaaaggaaaccccctggtcatggggtaaaaCAGAGGAAGACGCATTCCAGGAGTTGAAGGCCCTTGTCACCAAATCCCCGGTTCTTATCCATTCCAATCCAGAActaccctactacctagagacagacgcatcaggggtagccatgggagctatATTGAGCCAAAGGGGAGAAGATAACCGGCTCCATCCGATTGCGTatatgtcaaaatccttctctggtgctgaagccaactatgatacccacgacaaggaactactggcaatcattaaagccctggaggaatggaggatcttcttggaagccaCGGACAAACCAGTACAGGTGTTCACAGATCATCGCAACcttgaatattggatgcaggcaagaaccttcaaccgacgacatgctagatggcgcgtattcctgagtgatttcaattttgagatacattatcgcccagggaaacaattGGGAAAGCCTGACGCCTTATCCAGGAGATCAGATTACACGGATACACCCCAGGAGCCAGAGGTTATGCTACCAgccaaggtatttgccaacacatcagaagaggaacttgaaATTGTCACCGAAGTCCGGAACAAGCTAAGGGAGGACCCATCCctagaacccatcatccagtttctGACAGAAGACGCTGATAACGCACCCCCCTCTATCCGAAAGGCCTACCGAgactatgactgggaggaagaccttcTATGGTACCGAGGGAAACTAgtagtcccagactcagagccCCTGAAAGAACGACTGCTTAAGGAATTCCACGATTCCCCACTGGCAGgccacccaggacaacaaagGACACTGGAATTAATCAGCAGGTCTTACTGGTGGCCTGGTATGAAGTCTTCAGCTAAGGAATGGGTCAAATGCTGCCcagtatgccaagccaatcgaCGTGCTCACGCACCAACCATTGCCCTCAAACCTTTAGAAGTACCCCCATTCCCTTTTCATACCATCTCTTACGATTTCATTACGGGCTTCCCTAAGTCAAACGGGCACGATGCAATACTAGTAGTCATCGACTCCTTCTTGAAGTTTggacacttcatcccaaccacaaagaaggtcacagccaagggccttGCCGACTTGTTCATTAGTCATGTTTGGAAACTACACGGATTACCGGTCAAAACCATCTCGGACCGGGGAACaacgttcacagggaaattcctaagggctcTGTACCAGCGtcttggagtcaaaccagccttctcctcagcctaccacccagaattggacggccaaacagaaagggtgaatcagttcatagaattctacctcagatcatatGTTGCCGCCGACCACTTGGACTGGGCTACCTGGTTACCGCTAGCGGAATACGCCTACAATAACGCAAAGCACTCCGCCACCGGAAGAACCccttttgaattggtttatGGTAGAAATCCCGTCATGAATCCATCCAACGTTCCtgccaacgtcccagaagctgaTCAAGTGGCCAATACACTAGCCCAAGAATGGCAAGAGGCGGAATCAGCACTCAGAATGACCAAGGAGCGCATGACAGGCACAAGAGGAGTGGTACCAAGATATTCTGTGggagaaaaagtctggctggacggaaaaaacgtggaacttaggacaaactccaacaagctgGACCCAAAACGGCTAGGACCGTTCGAAGTCACCGAAAAAGTCTCCAGTCACGCTTACCGCCTCAAGCTACTGGAAACTCTGAAAATTCATGACGTGTTCTACGTAGGATTGCTATCTAAAGTACACGaatccccaagccaaccattcctggaacaacctccccctgaaacaatagagggagaagaggaatacaaggtagaacagatcattgactcaaagaggcaacggggaaaatggttttacttaatcaaatggaaaggatatggaccTGAggacaactcatgggaaccagaggagctACTTGAACATAGTCAAGAGGAGAtcaaacgcttcaacaagtcacaactgaaaaaggcttgtgactccgccaagagcctttaa